One Dermacentor andersoni chromosome 6, qqDerAnde1_hic_scaffold, whole genome shotgun sequence genomic window carries:
- the LOC129382311 gene encoding uncharacterized protein has product MSTKLKDGEGSSVGGDASHTRGPDDKHVEPPPRADESSDAPQADRTDHTFHLSQITHYTSTDESSNDQRSARKPVLECSWTSLALAGFVATVVGALIALAIGHMRGHGQALSLASNKLDAGPNHNSTTTHDDPGAWTDAANARINDTDQAIMFVLNVD; this is encoded by the exons ATGAGCACGAAGCTGAAAGATGGCGAAGGAAGCAGCGTCGGTGGCGATGCGTCACACACGCGAGGTCCCGACGACAAGCAC GTCGAGCCACCGCCTCGGGCAGACGAAAGCTCAGATGCTCCTCAAGCGGACCGCACTGACCACACCTTTCACCTCTCCCAAATCACCCACTACACCAGCACTGACGAG TCGTCGAACGACCAGCGCTCCGCGCGCAAGCCAGTCCTGGAGTGCAGCTGGACTTCCCTCGCCCTGGCCGGCTTCGTGGCGACCGTGGTGGGGGCGCTCATCGCGCTTGCCATTGGACACATGCGCGGCCACGGGCAGGCGCTCTCCCTGGCATCCAACAAGCTGGACGCAGGACCAAATCACAACTCCACCACGACGCACGATGATCCGGGTGCCTGGACGGACGCCGCCAACGCGCGGATCAACGACACGGATCAAGCCATTATGTTCGTGCTCAACGTAGACTAG